The sequence GTCATTTTATGTGATTTACTGTATTCCACAGAAATTTCATTGTATAGTTTAACTATTTCATCACAATTTGTTCAAATGCATCAAATGAATATACTGTTAAACCAAACGTTTTAGTCCGGAAGTTCAATGCAACCTAGTTACGGCCACCATGGCATAGTCTAAGTTTCATCAAAGAAACACTCAGCAACACAAATGTCTTTgcattgataaaaaatatataacattgcagttaaaatgacattagaTCCCCCAATGTTAatacaaagattaataaaaacatgtgctTGACACTTGAACCCCCGAATGTTTGAAACAAATCTAGACCCTTGGGTCTGTGTTCTTATCTGTttcaatgtgtgtttgagattTGCACTATATTTTTCTGATTGTATGTGATATGATGTGATAGAGGACTTCAGAAAGCAAAACAAGTATACATCCTCTTTACCATCAATGCGAAGAGAGTCATGTCTTTCGAGTTTCAGGGAAAGCACATCACTCAGGACATCATCTACAAGGGAAACAGTACAGCAGCATTAaagggaaggtcgctgcaggtagggacgatccgctgcaacatgTCGTAGATCTGGCAGGATAGTAGTAGAATTTGTAGAATTCGAGTTTGTAAtaatgagcgatggctctgaagaacaaaaggtacatgaatgctgcacgccggcttcgttttataccggatatccgggggcggagcccggcatgcaaatttcattcgccaaatttcattggccttttctatagtagtcagagttgattggttctcaagtacgaaccccatctgttgttctcgacacaacgtcgagagaccgacagaaagggaactgcaCTATGCGCCTTAAGATGCTGACCTATTGTAAAGTTATGGAGTGTGTAATCTCATGTCGCCGATCCAGCGTTCAATGTGATAGTCATGATAGCCATGCAGTGTGGAAAGAACAGTGATGCAACGACTTTGAAAGTCGGGCAATGTGAACTCGGCATAAAGGGCAAGTGACATCTAGCAGAGAAGACTAATAATAATAGGATCCACGTTCATCAGATCTTACATTCAATTCCTTcggaaataaatatgaaaaaatctTTTTTCCCAGCCCTactgtaatatgtgtgtgtgcatttgatACCAATTTACCTGTTGACTGGTTAAATCGTTCTTTTGCAACCTGGATGTTACTCTTGAAGATCACATGTCTGTCCAAATGATATACTTCTTCATTCTGTCTCATCCACTCTGCCATTGGTACAGTTTTCATAGAGTTGAACTGCTGATCATCAACCATTCCGACCTCTGTGAACTCAGGGAAGGAAATGTAAAGTAAACATCATTACATGAAGACTAATGgcattattcattaaaaaacaaaaccattaaaaaactACTGAAGATACAGTGAACATTTAGTGCTGAAAAGAAGTGGACAGTTGACCTTATTGCAAGTCAGTAAATCACCTGCGGAAAGTTCCACTCTCATTTTGTCAAATTAGCTAAAGTAAATTTAGTTAATCTGGCATAATAAATTAGCCTACATTAGGCACATTACAGCAAAGCAGGTAAAAACAAGATCTGATAGAAAGCTTTTCcttatacacaaaatatatgaaACAAATAATTAGCACTTCACAAATTCAGTAATCTCTTGAGAAAGACATTGTGTGTAGGCCTTTCACtttatgcaaagaaaacataacAATTATGAATATTACTGGATGTGATGTGTTATAACTGCTGATAGCAGAATTTTATGGATTTATTatcctttaataaaaaaggcttttatctctctctactttctttctttctgtcatgattctgctaTCATGTCaggtttattcttgttctttcagtggagtcatggcatagcctttgGGTTTTGTgagagaaagacatggctttccTTATATCGGCTTGTCATgcgctttctcgtgtctcgtctgtGTTTACCGCCCTTTTGGTCTtgttagctttcccttagtgtttgatctttgttacctggtccctattaattatccattgtttgttccctttaaaacaccctcatgttcattgtcctgtgttcATTCATTGTACGTTGTACCTGTAAACTGTCTGTACGTGCATGCTATGTTGTGTCTGCACATGTATGCTATGTTGTGTCTGTACGcgtaggcaaggcaaggcaattttatttatataccacatttcatacacagtggcaattcaaagtgctttacatagaagaaatgaaaataataaaaagaaataagagtaattaaaacagtttataaaagtaaaatacagtacagtacagacagtcggacgaacattggcacagtgctcattcattaaatgcatagctaaacagatgcgttttgagtctggatttgaaagtgactattgtaggagcacatctgatctcctctggaagctggttccagctgcggctggcataatagctaaaagcagattcgccatgctttgagtgaacccttggtatttctagctgatatgatcctagtgatctgagtgatctgttgggtttatattcattgagcatatctgcaatgtattgaggtcctaggccattgaatgatttatataccagtaataatactttaaaatcaatcctaaatttaactgggagccagtgtaaagacctgaggactggtgtgatatgttcatattttctagttctgctcagaatcctggcggcagcgttctgtatgagctgcaactgtctaatggtctttttgggaaggccagtgaggagtccgttacattaatccaccctgctggtgatgaacgcatgaacaagtttctctaagtcttgtctggaaacaaagcatctaattcttgcaatatttttcagatggtagtatgctgatttggttattgctttgacatgactactgaaactaaggtctgactctagtgtcacaccaagattcctgacttgatttttaattgtttgacccctagagtgaaggtatgcgttcaccttgagaacttcatctttgtttccaaatgtaattgcttcagttttgtctttgtttaattgaagaaagttttgacacatccaattgttgacttcatcgatgcattggcacagggagtcaatggggctgtaatcgttagagctaagtagatctgtgtgtcgtctgcatagctgtggtaagcaattttgttctttctcattatttggctcattgggagcatatacaggttgaacaGGATTGGCGCAAGACTTGAGCCTTGAGGGACTCCGCATGTCATGGATGTCCACTCAGACTTATGATTTCCTATACTCACATAATAACCTCTCCCATCTAAGTATGACCTGAACCATTTTAGGACTATCCCAGAAAGCcccacccagttttccagcctgtcaagaagtatgttatgatcgacagtgtcaaatgcagcactgaggtcgagTAGTATCAGCACTGATAATTTGCCTGAATCAGTATTTAAGCGAATAtcgtttattatctttatgagcgctgtctctgtgctgtgatgtgGTCGGAAACCAGATTGAAAATTGTCAAAGTATCCATTCGCGCATAAGAATTtattcagctgattgaagacaactttttcaatgatcttgcctatgaaAGGAAGATTTGAGATCGGTCTATAGCTGCTTAATATGTTCTTGTCCAGATTGTTCTTTTTCAGGAGGGGCTTTACAACTGCAGTTTTCAGGGAGTTTGGAAAACTCCCAGAGAGAAGTGAGGCATTTACCACTTCTAGAAGATCTGCTTCTAAAAatgatgtgggaagtgtgtcaagagAGCAGGTTGATGTTTTAAGGTGTTGTACGGTTTCTTCCAAAATTGTGCCATCAATTTCTTTGAAGTCAGATAATAGTAACAACTTTCTCAGGTGGTTTGATTATCTGTCTAACACCAGGGCAACTCAAGGATGTGCTGATCACctttctgatattattgattttctcacagaagaaagaagcaAACTCACTGCACTTGTTGTCTGAGAGCATTTCACTGGGAATCTGGTTTGGCGGGTTTGtcagtctctctacagtagcaaaaagagtgcgtgtgttgtttaaattactgtttataatatttgagaagaaagtctgtctagctttgcctagttCCATATTAAAAGCATGTAGGCTGTCTTTGTAGATGTTATAATGGACTACAAGTTTTGTCTTCAGCCATATGCgttctgcttttctgcattgtcttttcatattttgcactGCTGTTGAGTTTCTCCAAGATGCTTTTTGTCTGCCACTCTTCTTCCTGACTTTCACAGGAGCAATATCATCAATTACAGTTTTAACTTTTGAGTTAAAGGAATCAAGGAGAAAATCaacagagtctgcagatatGCTTGGTGTTAAGGATATAGCCTTCATAAATAGCGTATGCTATGTTGTGTCTGTACGTGTATGCTATGTTGTGTCTGTACGTGCATGCTATGTTGTGTCTGTACGCGTATGCTATGTTGTGTCTGTACGTGCATGCTATGTTGTGTCTGTACATGTATGCTATGTTGTGTCTGTACATGTATACTATGTTGGTGTCTGTACAAGTATACTATGTTGTGTCTGTACATGTATGCTATGTTGGTGTCTGTACAAGTATACTATGTTGTGTCTGTACATGTATGCTATGTTGTGTCTGTACATGTATGCTATGTTGGTGTCTGTACATGTATGCTATGTTGTGTCTGTACATGTATGCTATGTTGTGTCTGTACATGTATACTATGTTGGTGTCTGTACAAGTATACTATGTTGTGTCTGTACATGTATGCTATGTTGTGTCTGTACATGTAAACTATGTTGTGTCTGTACATGTATGCTATGTTGAGTCTGCACATGTATACTATGTTGTGTCTGTACATGTATGCTATGTTGATTATGTAGATGTATACTATGTTGTGTCTGTACATGTATGCTATGTTGATTATGTAGATGTATACTATGTTGTGTCTGTACATGTATGCTATGTTGTGTCTGTACATGTAAACTATGTTGTGTCTGTACATGTATGCTATGTTGAGTCTGCACATGTATACTATGTTGTGTCTGTACATGTATGCTATGTTGATTATGTAGATGTATACTATGTTGTGTCTGTACATGTATGCTATGTTGATTATGTAGATGTATACTATGTTGTGTCTGTACATGTATGCTATGTTGTGTCTGTACATGTATGCTATGTTGTGTCTGTACATGTATGCTGTTCCCTGTAAATGTTACCTTGTCTGCAAAGTTCCTGTTTCCTCAAGTTTTAGTAAGtctagttttgtgtttgtaccagtgtttattttctagtttagttagtctGTGTTCTTGTTTATAGTTTATCCAGTCTTGTTTTCACCATCATGGgttatgttttgtcttttgtaaaataaatatctgtttaaccCCTGCACCACCGTGCCTGCCTGCTATGGAATGATATTCCGGACACTATTCAAATGTAATTGAGAATCGCGCATTACCGTTTGCATTTTCGTTTAAGCAAACGCACACTGACTGCCAAATTACAAATGTAAAAGCAAAGTCCGTTTGCAACTGTTTTTCCCATATCTTACGAGTTTTGACCCTGTCATATTTAAATGGTAATTTCAATTACCACGTctgttttttcactttctcaGCGTCGCGTGTGTAGCCAGCCAAAACTCAAACGGAATCGCAATTCATTTAGTATTTCCGTTTCCGATGCCTTACACGGACACCTGTCAATCAGTGTCAAGGGTGGGATAATGCTATGGGGCGTGTTTGTGTTGGGAAGTGACGTCACTCACAGTCGACGGTCAAGAGGCGATGCCCTGaaaatccgtgtatcattcgttcttttcttATTGCCGCAactgcaaaaagttaaaagaagtgATTGActcagtattttttttgtaacttcgtatcgacaccatagccgcactggaatcatatgctgatttaattaaatacttatttgaAACATATAAAGACttatctgagcattaaatcaaaagtacgaaaaatgacccgttatttgtttttggtagtacatttataaacgaataacgaaaccgttttttaattttccgattttgaaatctcaattgaatatgaaaggaacgaatgatacacggattttCAGGGCATCGCCTCTCGACCGTCGACTGTGAGGTGACGTCACTTCCCAACACAAACACGCCCCATAGCACAATCCCACTCTTGACACTGATTGACAGGTGTCCGTGTAAGGCATCGGAAACGGAAATACTAAATGAATTGAGATTGGCTGGCTACACACGCGACGCtgagaaagtgaaaaaacagACGTGGTAATTGAAATTACCCTTTAAATATGACAGGGTCAAAACTCACTCATTTTATGCGTCCACAAATTGAAAACGCAATTGCAAATACAATTTGCAATTCCATTTGAATAATGTCCGCAATATCATTCCAtagcctgcatttgggttctccccCCTGTATTTCatgacactttctttctttttttttcttttgtgaagtTTAGGGTTTGATGTGCCCTAATTAtaactgcatttatttgtatgttctGTTTATTGTTCAATATGCTGCAGTAcaaaacgaaaataaaataatgaaataacatatcataaaataacattattaatcGAAATCCAACTGAAATTATCTACTCACCACAATTGGCTAGAACAACACCAATGCCCAACAACAGCAACACAGACAGCATGCTCGCCTCTTCTGCTGAAAAACAGATATTTACAGAAATACTTCTCCTTCAGAAACggtttgtaaaatgtaatagtCCCTCTGCGCGATCGTTTATAATGGATCATTCCAGCCAATAGGTGTTCCGGAAATGTTACCCGTCCGAAATTTCTAAGAGGGGTTGGGGTGTTGGGGTTCGTCTTGTATTTATGGGAAAATACAACAAGTCTGCAGACTGCAGATCAGACTGTTGCTCCACCCAAGAGTATTTTCATGATTAGAAGCTAGCAAAATATCTGGAAAAGACATTCAAGATTCTAATTTTCAGTAACAAtatgttttatcaaaaaaattCAGGTGAAAACATGACAACCTGCAATGATCTAATGATCTGGACACACGAGTTATAAAGTATGTAacttacatttgtttaaatatctAATTTAACATGAACCCTTTCATTGATGAATTATGAAAGCCTCAAATATGATTTTTTAGTAAGTGCTCTTTGGGCATGAAAAACAAGATATGAACTTATTGTAAATATGAAttgttaaatatgtatttatgctAAGGATTTCACTTTAGTAATACAGGATAATTGATCATTTTACGATTAAACAAAGTGTGTGTATCCATTACAATGCAGGAGATATGAGATACttttctatattctatattctatataCTAAATGATATGAGCGACTATTTCACTGTGTCCCCAATTGAACTGTATTCTGAGAAACCACGTGACATCATGTCAAAAACAGAGCAGATTGAAACACAAGGTTGACTCGGAGCGCCAGCTTGTGGAAGAACCGAACTACCATCATGTGCGCATGCGTCACAAACactgaaacagaaagagaaacgCACGCAGCAGGTATTTGGATGTTTTGGGGGAAATCCGTCTGGTGTTTCATGCACCAAACAACGCGGTAACATAAAAAGAAGCATTATTTCAACCAACAGAGGAAAAATGTCGGAGTTGTCGACCATCTATAAGTTGTCTATCGTCGCGTTTACTTTGTTTTTTGGTGGTAAGAtttgttgaattattttcaataaaatacgAAAcgcaatacatttacattaagcgTTTCAAGTAGCAGCAACTTTGAATAGTTTGACTGTGTCGCATCTCCCTCAAATGCTTTTACGAGGTTGCCGTCaaacatgcattaaataaatagtCCAGAAACGAATACagaaatgttgatttatttaaaacaacttttataaTCTACCTCTGCAGTTTCTGGTTCTGGATGTCCGGTTCTGGAGTGTTGGTTTGTACAGGAGAAGCCGGGTCAAAGAGGGGGTTTCACTGCACCAATGGATCAAGAGAAATCTCTAATGTTCATCACAACTGAACcttacaatgaaaaaacatcTGAGCTTCATCCTCCAGCAGATATCAACCCATCCAGAATCTACTATGTCACTGGTCAGTGTCAATGAAGCTTTTGCATTTGCATTGATTTGTGGACTATAGGTGTTGTAACAGTATTTTATGAATTCAGCTCTCAAATCAAAGAAGATGTTCAGAGTGGTCTtagtacatttatatattacgtttattcatctttaataagtgacttacaaatgagaaagcatttaacatttgtCAACATTTTGTCCCAAccttttaatttaatgcatgAATTGTCATTCTTTAGATCCAGCCGGCACATTTTGTAGTTCAGCCCTGAACCCACCCAAAGGTTCTGTGAATAAACCCAAATGTGAGATAAACCCCTTCATGCCTCACGCTGCTATGGTCAGATGGGCAGCTGCTTTGACTGACTCCGCCCAGAGTCCCATATACCTGCAAGCTGATTGGTTCTCAGTGGCAGCACAAGGACTTGAGGAACAGCTGACTTTGTCCAATATTATGCGAGCGCCCTCAGCTTCAAAAGAACCAAAAGGTAAAGAGCCTAGCTTCTCGaatatttgcagaaaaatgCATGTTTTCGGTTTATATCACATAATTGTAAAGTTGATTCGTGGGGTTTGTATTAGTAGACACTTGACTGACACTTGACGATTGtttgaagaaaaatgtatctAGGTCATGAGTTGCATAAAATGGGGAGACAGAATTTAAGTTGACTCATGGTTTTGCCACATTCATCTCTTTTCATTCTTCCCTCACTTGTGTTTcctgtttttctgtctgtttctaAAAGTGATTCTCAGTGTGTCCAGTAAAACTCCAGTGGTCCGCTCTAGACTGGGGGAGCAGGTTCTTCTGGACTGTGGGTTCTGGGTTGACCCATCATCTCCATTTCATGGCTCTGGTTTCTCTATCGAGTGGCGTTATCAGTTCAGAGGTGAAGGACGTTTGGTCATAGCCTATGATGGGAAGAACGATCGGTTTGCTGAGACATCAGAGACAGGAGCTGATATTGACGTCACAGCTCTCTATACGTCTGGAAATGCATCTCTGATTATAGAGGAGGCTCAAGTGAGACACTCT comes from Triplophysa dalaica isolate WHDGS20190420 chromosome 25, ASM1584641v1, whole genome shotgun sequence and encodes:
- the LOC130415804 gene encoding tapasin-like isoform X2, coding for MSELSTIYKLSIVAFTLFFGVSGSGCPVLECWFVQEKPGQRGGFTAPMDQEKSLMFITTEPYNEKTSELHPPADINPSRIYYVTDPAGTFCSSALNPPKGSVNKPKCEINPFMPHAAMVRWAAALTDSAQSPIYLQADWFSVAAQGLEEQLTLSNIMRAPSASKEPKVILSVSSKTPVVRSRLGEQVLLDCGFWVDPSSPFHGSGFSIEWRYQFRGEGRLVIAYDGKNDRFAETSETGADIDVTALYTSGNASLIIEEAQVRHSGTYICTVYLPHLLVQVAVDLEIVEPPSLSIYPSPLPLLVPGQVMVAQCEASGFAPHTLELGWEFTGADGKSRSLGQGSVTGHRQASDGTFSQSTRLELDSGKLKLGRGGEVTCVAKHEGETRRANATLNVIGVSAPSIEDSMAMVAVALVLYGVIKVLYWTFSSADSSDTDLKDKAK
- the LOC130415804 gene encoding tapasin-like isoform X1, with protein sequence MSELSTIYKLSIVAFTLFFGVSGSGCPVLECWFVQEKPGQRGGFTAPMDQEKSLMFITTEPYNEKTSELHPPADINPSRIYYVTDPAGTFCSSALNPPKGSVNKPKCEINPFMPHAAMVRWAAALTDSAQSPIYLQADWFSVAAQGLEEQLTLSNIMRAPSASKEPKVILSVSSKTPVVRSRLGEQVLLDCGFWVDPSSPFHGSGFSIEWRYQFRGEGRLVIAYDGKNDRFAETSETGADIDVTALYTSGNASLIIEEAQVRHSGTYICTVYLPHLLVQVAVDLEIVEPPSLSIYPSPLPLLVPGQVMVAQCEASGFAPHTLELGWEFTGADGKSRSLGQGSVTGHRQASDGTFSQSTRLELDSGKLKLGRGGEVTCVAKHEGETRRANATLNVIGVSAPSIEDSMAMVAVALVLYGVIKVLYWTFSSADSSDTDLKDKKAK